From Deltaproteobacteria bacterium HGW-Deltaproteobacteria-18, the proteins below share one genomic window:
- a CDS encoding DUF1611 domain-containing protein → MGFCISDKSTTDEVFMNCQPLEDARKKRIKWAYTTRNVESAIVQTLVSGIVQPTAGDLLLAQVERIGQHPRLELTTSRRAEMFEGDEIAVVFGNRYAPDQFEAMVPDKLSTCHLVAAGGVAARMLNQHTKMKRPTRIKPLGLLADANGNPINLSGFCLPKPAAISRTPLVVVIAGTSMNSGKTTACASLVKGFARRGLRVAAAKITGTGAGSDYRALVDAGADPVYDFLDAGYVSTYRLERHDLVNIVMTIGGHLAAANPKVIVLEVADGLLQRETSRLFQIPEFMNWIDGVIFTANDALGAQAGVTWLAARQLPVIATTGVLTSSPLAIREAACATGLPVFKTLSLAKPAVASLIHDCLRHRRRERLRCSELQACSGADLLPYGFFPNGG, encoded by the coding sequence ATGGGCTTCTGCATTTCCGACAAATCGACGACAGATGAGGTGTTCATGAATTGCCAACCTCTCGAAGACGCTCGCAAAAAGCGTATCAAGTGGGCGTATACGACCCGAAACGTCGAATCAGCCATAGTGCAGACCCTGGTTTCGGGAATCGTCCAGCCAACGGCTGGTGACCTCCTGCTGGCACAAGTCGAGAGAATCGGACAGCATCCACGACTTGAACTCACGACAAGCCGAAGGGCCGAAATGTTTGAGGGCGACGAGATCGCGGTGGTTTTCGGCAACCGCTATGCTCCCGATCAATTCGAAGCCATGGTTCCCGACAAGCTCTCCACCTGCCATCTGGTGGCCGCAGGAGGGGTCGCCGCAAGAATGCTCAACCAGCATACAAAAATGAAGCGGCCAACTCGGATCAAACCTCTAGGACTGTTGGCAGATGCGAATGGCAACCCGATCAACCTTTCCGGTTTCTGTCTGCCAAAACCTGCGGCAATCAGCCGGACTCCTCTGGTGGTGGTCATCGCCGGCACCTCCATGAACTCCGGCAAGACAACTGCCTGCGCCAGCCTCGTCAAGGGGTTCGCGCGGCGCGGCCTGCGCGTGGCCGCAGCCAAGATCACCGGCACAGGGGCGGGCTCGGACTATCGCGCCCTGGTGGATGCCGGGGCCGACCCGGTCTACGACTTCCTCGATGCCGGATATGTATCGACATACCGGCTTGAGCGTCATGATCTGGTCAACATCGTCATGACTATCGGAGGGCACCTGGCCGCAGCAAATCCAAAAGTCATCGTCCTGGAAGTCGCCGACGGACTCCTGCAGCGCGAAACATCGCGCCTTTTCCAGATTCCCGAATTCATGAACTGGATAGACGGAGTGATCTTCACCGCAAACGACGCTCTCGGAGCCCAAGCCGGTGTTACATGGCTGGCCGCAAGGCAGCTACCAGTTATCGCCACCACCGGCGTGCTGACGTCCTCACCGCTGGCTATCCGGGAAGCGGCCTGCGCCACGGGCCTGCCGGTCTTCAAGACCTTGAGCCTGGCCAAACCTGCCGTGGCTTCACTTATTCATGATTGCCTCCGCCACCGCCGCCGGGAGCGGCTACGCTGCTCTGAACTCCAGGCGTGCTCGGGCGCAGACCTGCTTCCATACGGATTCTTCCCGAACGGAGGCTGA